The Epinephelus lanceolatus isolate andai-2023 chromosome 8, ASM4190304v1, whole genome shotgun sequence genome includes a window with the following:
- the dffb gene encoding DNA fragmentation factor subunit beta yields the protein MFGLFRKSKPVKIRSRNDNRKYGVAAKGVKELLKKGCKLLQLPLSGAHVCLYADGTKVTEGFFPTLPDNTELVLLSSDQAWSGVVCDIDQLLNTDQHADGLIKAARGLLSDEQSHKRRKILTDLLFNLEDRSELERREEDEDWFKGVDTRFKTKSAYMKFNCESRIRSYMKEVDGATKTIETAKIKAEFLKASKCLAETLKAARYNGSYFDRTEKEPDRLCTQEGWFTCQGSFEQEVCLSLHSINPYGSRESRILFSTWNLDHRIEKKRTIIPALLEALQNHKSEDVNLNYFYRLLFTRENLKLVHIVCHDKGAHNLLCDTNKIFKQTSNTDNTKQKIKGKKRRLV from the exons ATGTTTGGACTCTTCAGGAAAAGTAAACCCGTGAAAATTAGGAGTCGTAATGACAACAGAAAATACGGAGTTGCAGCAAAGGGTGTGAAGGAGTTGCTTAAAAAAGGCTGCAAGTTATTACAG TTGCCATTGTCTGgtgcacatgtgtgtttgtatgcggATGGGACCAAAGTGACGGAGGGATTCTTCCCAACTCTTCCAGACAACACTGAACTTGTTCTCCTCTCCAGCGATCAGGCATGGAGTGGAG TTGTGTGTGACATCGATCAGTTACTGAACACAGACCAGCATGCCGATGGCCTCATTAAAGCGGCGAGAGGGCTCCTGTCTGATGAGCAGTCTCATAAAAGACGTAAAATCCTGACTGACCTGCTGTTCAACTTGGAGGACAGATCTGagctggagaggagagaggaggatgaagactGGTTCAAAG GTGTCGATACTCGATTTAAGACAAAGTCTGCCTACATGAAGTTCAACTGTGAGAGCAGGATACGAAGCTATATGAAGGAG GTGGATGGCGCAACCAAAACCATCGAGACGGCTAAAATCAAGGCAGAGTTTCTGAAAGCATCGAAATGCCTGGCAGAAACACTGAAGGCGGCGAGGTACAACGGCAGCTACTTTGACAGGACTGAAAAGGAGCCGGATCGCCTCTGTACTCAGGAAGGATGGTTTACCTGTCAG GGATCATTTGAGCAGGAAGTTTGCCTGTCTCTCCACTCCATCAACCCCTACGGCAGCCGAGAGAGCAGGATTCTCTTCAGCACATGGAATCTGGACCACAG GATTGAAAAGAAAAGGACCATCATTCCCGCTCTGCTGGAAGCTCTCCAGAATCACAAGAGCGAAGATGTCAACCTGAACTACTTCTACCGCCTGCTGTTCACCAGGGAGAACCTGAAGCTGGTTCACATCGTGTGCCATGACAAAGGTGCTCACAACCTGCTGTGTGACACCAACAAGATTTTTAAACAGACCAGTAACACTGACAACACAAAACAGAAGATTAAAGGGAAGAAGAGGCGCTTGGTGTGA